A single Deinococcus aerophilus DNA region contains:
- the modA gene encoding molybdate ABC transporter substrate-binding protein — protein MTPPPLKSALGALLLCALSVSSVAGAERLTVFAAASLTDAFSELGRAFDARTGHTTTFQFAGSQTLRTQLQNGARADVFASANSAQFTPLVQAGLIGPGQNFVRNRLTVIAPKNSPRVGTLADLVRPGLKLVIADAAVPAGEYTRRMLAAIDRAGTYGPDFSALFLKNVVSQEPNVRQVALKVQLGEADAAVVYSTDVTPALKESVRVVPLPSRFNQTAAYPIGVVDRAGSPQAARSFVQYVLSAQGQKIMRKWGFLSPQ, from the coding sequence TTGACCCCTCCCCCACTCAAATCCGCCCTGGGCGCGCTGCTGCTCTGCGCCCTTTCTGTCTCCTCGGTCGCCGGCGCCGAGCGCCTGACCGTCTTTGCGGCCGCCTCACTGACCGACGCCTTCAGCGAACTGGGCCGGGCCTTCGACGCCAGAACCGGCCATACCACCACCTTTCAGTTTGCCGGCTCGCAGACCCTGCGAACCCAGCTGCAAAACGGCGCCCGGGCAGATGTGTTCGCCAGCGCCAACAGTGCCCAGTTCACTCCGCTGGTGCAGGCTGGCCTGATTGGCCCGGGGCAGAATTTTGTACGCAACCGGCTCACGGTCATCGCCCCGAAGAACAGCCCGCGCGTGGGAACCCTGGCCGATCTGGTCCGGCCCGGCCTGAAGCTGGTGATTGCGGACGCGGCGGTGCCGGCCGGGGAATACACCCGGCGTATGCTCGCGGCCATAGACCGCGCGGGCACCTACGGGCCGGATTTCTCGGCCCTGTTTCTCAAGAACGTCGTGTCCCAGGAACCCAACGTGCGGCAGGTGGCCCTCAAGGTCCAGCTTGGCGAGGCCGACGCCGCCGTGGTCTACAGCACCGACGTGACCCCCGCCCTCAAGGAGAGTGTCCGCGTGGTTCCCCTGCCCAGCCGCTTCAACCAGACTGCGGCCTATCCCATTGGTGTGGTGGACCGGGCGGGCAGTCCCCAGGCCGCCCGGTCCTTCGTCCAGTACGTCCTCTCGGCACAGGGGCAGAAGATCATGCGCAAATGGGGCTTTCTCAGCCCTCAATGA
- a CDS encoding ABC transporter permease, translated as MIVRTPPTSPPLSRPARPPVLLVALSVLLVLFLVLPTAALLARGLTPTLLPTLASPAVLDALRVSLVTTLTTLALTVALGTPVAFLLARYRFPGSTVLDTLLDLPVVLPPVVAGVGLLLTFGRTGLLGAPLELAGISVAFSPLAVVLAQLFTSAPFYVRAAKAGFLAVDRDVEAAALTDGASRWAAFWLVTWPLAFPFLLEGLVLCWARALGEFGATILFAGSLQGQTRTVTLAIYSALESDLAPALVLSTVMVVVAFGLLLTVRLLASRHPSS; from the coding sequence ATGATCGTCCGTACGCCCCCAACGAGTCCGCCCCTCTCCCGGCCAGCCCGGCCCCCCGTGCTGCTCGTGGCCCTTTCGGTGCTGCTCGTCCTGTTTCTGGTCTTGCCCACCGCCGCGCTGCTGGCCCGGGGGCTGACCCCCACCCTGCTGCCCACCCTGGCCAGCCCGGCAGTGCTTGACGCCCTAAGGGTCAGCCTGGTCACCACCCTGACCACCCTGGCCCTGACGGTGGCCCTGGGCACACCGGTGGCCTTTCTGCTCGCCCGCTACCGGTTTCCGGGCAGCACTGTGCTCGATACCCTGCTGGACCTGCCGGTGGTGCTGCCGCCCGTGGTGGCGGGGGTAGGGTTGCTGCTGACCTTCGGGCGCACGGGCCTGCTGGGAGCGCCGCTGGAACTCGCGGGCATCAGCGTGGCGTTCAGTCCCCTGGCGGTGGTGCTCGCCCAGCTGTTTACCAGCGCGCCGTTCTATGTCCGGGCGGCCAAGGCTGGTTTTCTGGCGGTGGACCGCGATGTGGAGGCCGCTGCCCTCACCGACGGAGCGTCACGCTGGGCCGCGTTCTGGCTGGTCACATGGCCCCTGGCCTTTCCCTTCCTGCTCGAGGGGCTGGTCCTTTGCTGGGCACGGGCCCTGGGCGAATTCGGCGCCACCATTCTGTTTGCCGGCTCCCTGCAGGGCCAGACCCGGACCGTCACGCTGGCCATCTACTCCGCCCTGGAAAGCGACCTTGCGCCCGCCCTGGTCCTCTCGACCGTGATGGTGGTCGTGGCCTTCGGGCTGCTGCTGACCGTGCGTTTGCTCGCCAGCCGCCACCCCTCCTCCTGA